In one window of Hylaeus volcanicus isolate JK05 unplaced genomic scaffold, UHH_iyHylVolc1.0_haploid 12050, whole genome shotgun sequence DNA:
- the LOC128882537 gene encoding uncharacterized protein LOC128882537 isoform X1, whose protein sequence is MRTPKKKPISTFFSNPEQIQEARGRCHKRSNSFNSDASYSNTKPFEEMTEKNELYSKDAVKLFTSCFYDFAKHPLSEGTKRRNTVKKYQNFKSKCRQLSLVFYILFLLGVTAKETTKSQDLNFICFLLASFGSYIISILIGWFVIIVTLSRKHVIYSITLIFKRVFYRTILLHNCCYFTSSFVEDESKHFQNTTSRNKTKNKKKNFFLCCLNNSFGNFILKKFRTIGSTTIKLLMRLQIFKFYQETHSSKEYTQYKENLSNSPFYMNNPNMHKENERSVSSGHPVILSISQETFLSSGYILDSGDSTYQYVIQNASAYSKGQYTNESESNISKKQTSHSFSIANSVNCMDNHQIHDTKLVTLSHDTHSDIGNSNPLLKVLITCYFCFHHFFFNKKPRPTWKHYLITSLKRFSPETYSVFPLRLAVKVTMLPSFQAAVLLRNFAWCGLYVWGTTQIHRASSLEPWNTSQIPVVFWYVEESFMWMITWDYILELLSAQDVLGFIFSFSSLIDLATMPIAKAVARLVSQNSAVQYSIHVKNHFQKIRGPFLRYFQFGFLRVLRLARIEGILCQMIPWIGLARLRLISLIIGACVITLMFASAMFILEAPYSVAHSDYKTLNDFMFFSIVTISTVGYGDFSPHKTASKCIVMFAIVVALAFLPTQIQKLVSALQAPTTVVGRIPTLNQDYIILSGPIDPRQLISMCREFSVTLSPTLTSILIISPESVDQYLPVLRLAFLRESLSVAAIRLSHPSINLQVYYQGARAVYILGNVTSRILAKEKDLSIKDPNVLLLEDDHSTLLRFIGAQRICWPGIPVSIQLNGVLSRSVLEKMGAYSVVCLQHLKMKLIAKSCANCPGFNSLITNLFKHVPTQDNFSSNTYPRFGIPDENNSTMHLYWSGAMYGLYRLEFPKCFFGLPYTLLVRYLLKEYTIYFLGICFNYHHYWLNPVGYCIGDELRTSFTKTPFAGVVAAKSLRVVLDASKLMRIDISMENVCLEKKFLKEKKRSHRDCIEAFQKVKQENTPVHKNSNGLLRRNKTKHQVKKKKTERFSESINSKHHKSNSRNILNGYHYKELGIHLVDNVFTAKQYIFQKPELSIILVCGWPRGTATFLKTLQRSIETNVVLLAPHYPNDLSFKIMKMYSKVCVWIKGSGLEASDLLRAGVLMAKTCVVLNSSHVAWRQDLSLTETDTQSILVQKLIYALRNSKKSDRTALDDLNSVKYFSKKSNPQDIVDTTLQNFRVLFELKNTQLLGLLNKPFNFSKTQIEASFTPSVEDCLGNGNETLLWDEDTISFLYPDYVSGNATIEQMLYGIVSFDIPVSRFNIDTRIISSFVNGVSGSMKFFKNQTSSTWLEHIPSHFVSRPFGEIIEYFLQDGLKLAFAIYRCIQKRDTKWTPLQMLQGDSHQYVVITCPSLNTLLQKEDLIYILNPCPSTILGWLFCQNGT, encoded by the exons atgaggacaccaaaaaaaaaaccaataagtacatttttttctaatccaGAACAAATACAAGAGGCAAGGGGTCGGTGCCATAAAAGAAGCAACTCATTTAATAGTGATGCATCGTATTCTAATACAAAACCATTTGAGGAAATGACAGAGAAGAATGAACTTTATTCAAAAGATGCTGTAAAACTCTTTACCTCATGTTTTTACGATTTTGCAAAACATCCATTATCCGAAGGAACAAAACGCCGCAACACGgtcaaaaaatatcaaaattttaaaagcaaaTGTAGGCAGCTTTCActcgtattttatatattatttttattgggaGTAACAGCCAAGGAAACTACGAAATCTCAagatcttaattttatttgttttttacttGCCTCTTTTGGTAGTTATATTATATCTATTCTCATAGGGTGGTTTGTGATTATCGTAACTCTTTCAAGAAAACACGTTATTTACTCCATTACACTGATTTTTAAAAGAGTATTTTATCGTACAATCCTATTACATAATTGTTGTTATTTCACTAGTTCTTTTGTTGAAGACGAATCAAAGCATTTTCAAAACACAACTTCGcggaataaaacaaaaaataaaaaaaaaaatttttttttatgttgtttaaataattcttttggcaattttattttaaaaaaattcagaaccATTGGATCCACAACCATAAAACTCCTTATGCGTTTACAG atttttaaattctatcaaGAAACACATTCAAGCAAAGAGTACACACAATATAAAGAGAACTTATCAAACTCCCCATTTTACATGAACAATCCCAATATgcataaagaaaatgaaaggagTGTCTCATCTGGACATCCGGTCATACTCTCAATTTCCCAAGAGACCTTTTTATCCAGTGGTTACATTCTCGATTCTG GTGATTCTACATACCAATATGTCATACAAAATGCATCCGCTTACTCAAAAGGACAATATACAAATGAATCAGAAAGCAATATATCCAAAAAACAAACATCTCACTCTTTTTCTATCGCAAACTCAGTCAACTGCATGGACAATCACCAGATACATGATACAAAATTAGTTACGTTATCACATGATACACACAGTGACATTGGTAACTCCAATCCTTTATTAAAGGTATTGATaacttgttatttttgttttcatcattttttttttaataaaaagccAAGACCAACATGGAAACACTATCTGATTACAAGTCTGAAACGTTTTTCACCTGAAACTTACTCTGTTTTTCCTCTTCGTCTTGCTGTTAAAGTAACCATGCTTCCGTCCTTTCAAGCTGCCGTTCTTTTACGAAATTTCGCATGGTGCGGACTTTACGTTTGGGGCACAACACAAATACATCGAGCGTCTTCTTTAGAACCATGGAACACATCTCAAATTCCAGTTGTTTTTTGGTATGTCGAAGAGAGTTTTATGTGGATGATAACCTGGGATTACATACTCGAGTTACTTTCAGCACAAGATGTTTTAGG atttattttcagtttttcttcaCTAATAGATTTAGCGACAATGCCAATAGCTAAAGCAGTTGCGAGATTAGTGTCTCAGAATTCTGCAGTTCAATATTCAATTCATGTAAAAaaccattttcaaaaaataagaGGTCCATTTTTGCGATACTTTCAGTTTGGATTCCTTCGAGTACTACGTCTTGCACGAATTGAAGGTATTCTTTGTCAAATGATTCCTTGGATAGGACTTGCACGACTTCGCCttatatctttaattattgGAGCATGTGTTATAACACTAAT GTTTGCTTCCGCTATGTTTATTCTTGAAGCTCCTTATTCTGTTGCCCATTCTGATTACAAAACATTAAATGATTTTATGTTCTTTTCTATTGTAACCATTTCAACAG TGGGATATGGGGATTTTTCTCCTCACAAAACAGCATCGAAATGTATTGTTATGTTTGCTATTGTTGTCGCCCTTGCATTTCTTCCCACACAAATTCAAAAACTTGTCTCCGCTCTTCAG gctCCTACAACAGTAGTTGGTCGTATTCCTACTTTAAATCAAGACTACATTATACTTTCGGGACCTATCGACCCTCGTCAATTG ATATCAATGTGTCGTGAATTTTCAGTAACACTCTCTCCAACTTTAACATCGATTCTGATTATAAGTCCTGAATCGGTGGATCAGTATCTTCCTGTTTTGCGTTTAGCTTTTTTACGTGAGTCATTATCTGTTGCGGCTATACGTCTAAGTCATCCGTCAATCAATTTGCAAGTC TATTATCAAGGTGCACGTGCTGTCTACATTCTAGGAAACGTTACCTCAAGAATACTTGCTAAAGAAAAAGACTTAAGTATAAAAGATCCTAATGTACTGTTGTTAGAAGACGATCACAGTACCTTATTAAG ATTTATTGGGGCTCAGCGAATTTGTTGGCCTGGAATACCAGTAAGCATTCAGCTGAATGGGGTTCTATCTCGAAGTGTATTGGAAAAAATGGGGGCTTACAGT gTTGTCTGTTTACAacacttaaaaatgaaactcatTGCTAAAAGCTGCGCGAATTGCCCGGGTTTCAACTCGTTAATAaccaatttgtttaaacatgtTCCAACACAAGACAATTTTTCATCCAACACATATCCTCGATTCGGAATTCCAgacgaaaataattcaacaatgCATCTCTATTGGTCAGGAGCTATGTATGGGCTTTATCGTTTAGAATTTCCAAAATGTTTTTTTG GGCTCCCATATACACTACTAGTTCGATATTTACTCAAAgaatatactatatattttttaggaatatgttttaattaccat CATTACTGGTTAAATCCAGTGGGATATTGCATTGGAGACGAATTACGAACAAGCTTTACTAAAACACCTTTTGCAGGAGTTGTCGCTGCTAAATCTCTTCGCGTTGTATTAGAT GCATCTAAATTAATGAGAATTGATATATCTATGGAAAAcgtttgtttagaaaaaaaatttttaaaagagaaaaaacgaTCAC ATCGAGATTGTATAGAAGCGTttcaaaaagtaaaacaag AAAATACACCTGTACACAAAAATAGTAATGGGTTGCtgagaagaaataaaactaaacaT CaagtgaagaaaaaaaaaactgaacgATTCAGTGAGTCCATTAATAGTAAACATCATAAAAGCAATTCTCGCAACATTCTAAACGGATATCATTATAAAGAATTGGGAATTCATCTTGTTGACAATGTGTTTACAGctaaacaatacatttttcaaaaacctgagttatctattattttagTTTGTGGTTGGCCAAG AGGAACAGCTACTTTTTTGAAGACACTTCAAAGGAGTATCGAAACGAACGTTGTATTACTAGCTCCTCATTATCCTAATGACTTATCtttcaaaattatgaaaatgtattcgaaagTGTGCGTATGGATTAAAGGCTCCGGTCTTGAAGCGTCTGATTTATTACGAGCCGGAGTGTTAATG GCGAAAACATGTGTCGTGCTAAACTCGTCTCACGTTGCTTGGCGTCAAGATTTATCACTTACTGAAACAGATACTCAATCTATTCTTGTTCAAAAACTTATTTACGCGCTACGTAATTCTAAGAAATCAGACAGAACAGCTCTTGATGACCTGAATtcagtcaaatatttctcgaaaaagTCAAATCCTCAAG ATATTGTGGACACAACTTTACAAAACTTTCGTGTActctttgaattaaaaaatactcaaTTACTAGGTCTCTTAAACAAaccgtttaatttttctaaaacacAAATTGAAGCATCCTTTACACCTTCTGTTGAAGATTGTCTCGGGAACGGAAACGAAACCTTATTGTGGGATGAGGacacaatttcatttttgtaccCCGACTATGTTTCTGGCAACGCTACCATTGAACAGATGCTTTATGGAATAGTATCTTTTGATATACCCGTTTCACGATTTAACATTGATACAAGAATTATTAGTTCATTTGTGAAT GGTGTCTCTGgttcaatgaaattctttaaaaatcaaaCTTCCTCAACCTGGCTTGAACATATACCCAGTCATTTTGTTTCAAGGCCATTCggagaaattattgaatactTTCTTCAGGACGGGCTTAAATTAGCCTTTGCTATATATCGTTGCATTCAAAAAAGGGATACTAAAT gGACACCTTTACAAATGCTACAAGGTGATTCACATCAGTATGTTGTTATTACGTGCCCCTCTCTCAATACTCTTTTACAAAAAGAagatttaatatacattttaaaccCATGTCCAAGTACCATATTAGGGTGGCTTTTTTGCCAAAACGGCACCTAG
- the LOC128882537 gene encoding uncharacterized protein LOC128882537 isoform X4 encodes MRTPKKKPISTFFSNPEQIQEARGRCHKRSNSFNSDASYSNTKPFEEMTEKNELYSKDAVKLFTSCFYDFAKHPLSEGTKRRNTVKKYQNFKSKCRQLSLVFYILFLLGVTAKETTKSQDLNFICFLLASFGSYIISILIGWFVIIVTLSRKHVIYSITLIFKRVFYRTILLHNCCYFTSSFVEDESKHFQNTTSRNKTKNKKKNFFLCCLNNSFGNFILKKFRTIGSTTIKLLMRLQIFKFYQETHSSKEYTQYKENLSNSPFYMNNPNMHKENERSVSSGHPVILSISQETFLSSGYILDSGDSTYQYVIQNASAYSKGQYTNESESNISKKQTSHSFSIANSVNCMDNHQIHDTKLVTLSHDTHSDIGNSNPLLKVLITCYFCFHHFFFNKKPRPTWKHYLITSLKRFSPETYSVFPLRLAVKVTMLPSFQAAVLLRNFAWCGLYVWGTTQIHRASSLEPWNTSQIPVVFWYVEESFMWMITWDYILELLSAQDVLGFIFSFSSLIDLATMPIAKAVARLVSQNSAVQYSIHVKNHFQKIRGPFLRYFQFGFLRVLRLARIEGILCQMIPWIGLARLRLISLIIGACVITLMFASAMFILEAPYSVAHSDYKTLNDFMFFSIVTISTVGYGDFSPHKTASKCIVMFAIVVALAFLPTQIQKLVSALQAPTTVVGRIPTLNQDYIILSGPIDPRQLISMCREFSVTLSPTLTSILIISPESVDQYLPVLRLAFLRESLSVAAIRLSHPSINLQVYYQGARAVYILGNVTSRILAKEKDLSIKDPNVLLLEDDHSTLLRFIGAQRICWPGIPVVCLQHLKMKLIAKSCANCPGFNSLITNLFKHVPTQDNFSSNTYPRFGIPDENNSTMHLYWSGAMYGLYRLEFPKCFFGLPYTLLVRYLLKEYTIYFLGICFNYHHYWLNPVGYCIGDELRTSFTKTPFAGVVAAKSLRVVLDASKLMRIDISMENVCLEKKFLKEKKRSHRDCIEAFQKVKQENTPVHKNSNGLLRRNKTKHQVKKKKTERFSESINSKHHKSNSRNILNGYHYKELGIHLVDNVFTAKQYIFQKPELSIILVCGWPRGTATFLKTLQRSIETNVVLLAPHYPNDLSFKIMKMYSKVCVWIKGSGLEASDLLRAGVLMAKTCVVLNSSHVAWRQDLSLTETDTQSILVQKLIYALRNSKKSDRTALDDLNSVKYFSKKSNPQDIVDTTLQNFRVLFELKNTQLLGLLNKPFNFSKTQIEASFTPSVEDCLGNGNETLLWDEDTISFLYPDYVSGNATIEQMLYGIVSFDIPVSRFNIDTRIISSFVNGVSGSMKFFKNQTSSTWLEHIPSHFVSRPFGEIIEYFLQDGLKLAFAIYRCIQKRDTKWTPLQMLQGDSHQYVVITCPSLNTLLQKEDLIYILNPCPSTILGWLFCQNGT; translated from the exons atgaggacaccaaaaaaaaaaccaataagtacatttttttctaatccaGAACAAATACAAGAGGCAAGGGGTCGGTGCCATAAAAGAAGCAACTCATTTAATAGTGATGCATCGTATTCTAATACAAAACCATTTGAGGAAATGACAGAGAAGAATGAACTTTATTCAAAAGATGCTGTAAAACTCTTTACCTCATGTTTTTACGATTTTGCAAAACATCCATTATCCGAAGGAACAAAACGCCGCAACACGgtcaaaaaatatcaaaattttaaaagcaaaTGTAGGCAGCTTTCActcgtattttatatattatttttattgggaGTAACAGCCAAGGAAACTACGAAATCTCAagatcttaattttatttgttttttacttGCCTCTTTTGGTAGTTATATTATATCTATTCTCATAGGGTGGTTTGTGATTATCGTAACTCTTTCAAGAAAACACGTTATTTACTCCATTACACTGATTTTTAAAAGAGTATTTTATCGTACAATCCTATTACATAATTGTTGTTATTTCACTAGTTCTTTTGTTGAAGACGAATCAAAGCATTTTCAAAACACAACTTCGcggaataaaacaaaaaataaaaaaaaaaatttttttttatgttgtttaaataattcttttggcaattttattttaaaaaaattcagaaccATTGGATCCACAACCATAAAACTCCTTATGCGTTTACAG atttttaaattctatcaaGAAACACATTCAAGCAAAGAGTACACACAATATAAAGAGAACTTATCAAACTCCCCATTTTACATGAACAATCCCAATATgcataaagaaaatgaaaggagTGTCTCATCTGGACATCCGGTCATACTCTCAATTTCCCAAGAGACCTTTTTATCCAGTGGTTACATTCTCGATTCTG GTGATTCTACATACCAATATGTCATACAAAATGCATCCGCTTACTCAAAAGGACAATATACAAATGAATCAGAAAGCAATATATCCAAAAAACAAACATCTCACTCTTTTTCTATCGCAAACTCAGTCAACTGCATGGACAATCACCAGATACATGATACAAAATTAGTTACGTTATCACATGATACACACAGTGACATTGGTAACTCCAATCCTTTATTAAAGGTATTGATaacttgttatttttgttttcatcattttttttttaataaaaagccAAGACCAACATGGAAACACTATCTGATTACAAGTCTGAAACGTTTTTCACCTGAAACTTACTCTGTTTTTCCTCTTCGTCTTGCTGTTAAAGTAACCATGCTTCCGTCCTTTCAAGCTGCCGTTCTTTTACGAAATTTCGCATGGTGCGGACTTTACGTTTGGGGCACAACACAAATACATCGAGCGTCTTCTTTAGAACCATGGAACACATCTCAAATTCCAGTTGTTTTTTGGTATGTCGAAGAGAGTTTTATGTGGATGATAACCTGGGATTACATACTCGAGTTACTTTCAGCACAAGATGTTTTAGG atttattttcagtttttcttcaCTAATAGATTTAGCGACAATGCCAATAGCTAAAGCAGTTGCGAGATTAGTGTCTCAGAATTCTGCAGTTCAATATTCAATTCATGTAAAAaaccattttcaaaaaataagaGGTCCATTTTTGCGATACTTTCAGTTTGGATTCCTTCGAGTACTACGTCTTGCACGAATTGAAGGTATTCTTTGTCAAATGATTCCTTGGATAGGACTTGCACGACTTCGCCttatatctttaattattgGAGCATGTGTTATAACACTAAT GTTTGCTTCCGCTATGTTTATTCTTGAAGCTCCTTATTCTGTTGCCCATTCTGATTACAAAACATTAAATGATTTTATGTTCTTTTCTATTGTAACCATTTCAACAG TGGGATATGGGGATTTTTCTCCTCACAAAACAGCATCGAAATGTATTGTTATGTTTGCTATTGTTGTCGCCCTTGCATTTCTTCCCACACAAATTCAAAAACTTGTCTCCGCTCTTCAG gctCCTACAACAGTAGTTGGTCGTATTCCTACTTTAAATCAAGACTACATTATACTTTCGGGACCTATCGACCCTCGTCAATTG ATATCAATGTGTCGTGAATTTTCAGTAACACTCTCTCCAACTTTAACATCGATTCTGATTATAAGTCCTGAATCGGTGGATCAGTATCTTCCTGTTTTGCGTTTAGCTTTTTTACGTGAGTCATTATCTGTTGCGGCTATACGTCTAAGTCATCCGTCAATCAATTTGCAAGTC TATTATCAAGGTGCACGTGCTGTCTACATTCTAGGAAACGTTACCTCAAGAATACTTGCTAAAGAAAAAGACTTAAGTATAAAAGATCCTAATGTACTGTTGTTAGAAGACGATCACAGTACCTTATTAAG ATTTATTGGGGCTCAGCGAATTTGTTGGCCTGGAATACCA gTTGTCTGTTTACAacacttaaaaatgaaactcatTGCTAAAAGCTGCGCGAATTGCCCGGGTTTCAACTCGTTAATAaccaatttgtttaaacatgtTCCAACACAAGACAATTTTTCATCCAACACATATCCTCGATTCGGAATTCCAgacgaaaataattcaacaatgCATCTCTATTGGTCAGGAGCTATGTATGGGCTTTATCGTTTAGAATTTCCAAAATGTTTTTTTG GGCTCCCATATACACTACTAGTTCGATATTTACTCAAAgaatatactatatattttttaggaatatgttttaattaccat CATTACTGGTTAAATCCAGTGGGATATTGCATTGGAGACGAATTACGAACAAGCTTTACTAAAACACCTTTTGCAGGAGTTGTCGCTGCTAAATCTCTTCGCGTTGTATTAGAT GCATCTAAATTAATGAGAATTGATATATCTATGGAAAAcgtttgtttagaaaaaaaatttttaaaagagaaaaaacgaTCAC ATCGAGATTGTATAGAAGCGTttcaaaaagtaaaacaag AAAATACACCTGTACACAAAAATAGTAATGGGTTGCtgagaagaaataaaactaaacaT CaagtgaagaaaaaaaaaactgaacgATTCAGTGAGTCCATTAATAGTAAACATCATAAAAGCAATTCTCGCAACATTCTAAACGGATATCATTATAAAGAATTGGGAATTCATCTTGTTGACAATGTGTTTACAGctaaacaatacatttttcaaaaacctgagttatctattattttagTTTGTGGTTGGCCAAG AGGAACAGCTACTTTTTTGAAGACACTTCAAAGGAGTATCGAAACGAACGTTGTATTACTAGCTCCTCATTATCCTAATGACTTATCtttcaaaattatgaaaatgtattcgaaagTGTGCGTATGGATTAAAGGCTCCGGTCTTGAAGCGTCTGATTTATTACGAGCCGGAGTGTTAATG GCGAAAACATGTGTCGTGCTAAACTCGTCTCACGTTGCTTGGCGTCAAGATTTATCACTTACTGAAACAGATACTCAATCTATTCTTGTTCAAAAACTTATTTACGCGCTACGTAATTCTAAGAAATCAGACAGAACAGCTCTTGATGACCTGAATtcagtcaaatatttctcgaaaaagTCAAATCCTCAAG ATATTGTGGACACAACTTTACAAAACTTTCGTGTActctttgaattaaaaaatactcaaTTACTAGGTCTCTTAAACAAaccgtttaatttttctaaaacacAAATTGAAGCATCCTTTACACCTTCTGTTGAAGATTGTCTCGGGAACGGAAACGAAACCTTATTGTGGGATGAGGacacaatttcatttttgtaccCCGACTATGTTTCTGGCAACGCTACCATTGAACAGATGCTTTATGGAATAGTATCTTTTGATATACCCGTTTCACGATTTAACATTGATACAAGAATTATTAGTTCATTTGTGAAT GGTGTCTCTGgttcaatgaaattctttaaaaatcaaaCTTCCTCAACCTGGCTTGAACATATACCCAGTCATTTTGTTTCAAGGCCATTCggagaaattattgaatactTTCTTCAGGACGGGCTTAAATTAGCCTTTGCTATATATCGTTGCATTCAAAAAAGGGATACTAAAT gGACACCTTTACAAATGCTACAAGGTGATTCACATCAGTATGTTGTTATTACGTGCCCCTCTCTCAATACTCTTTTACAAAAAGAagatttaatatacattttaaaccCATGTCCAAGTACCATATTAGGGTGGCTTTTTTGCCAAAACGGCACCTAG